Proteins encoded in a region of the Dorea longicatena genome:
- a CDS encoding PTS lactose/cellobiose transporter subunit IIA yields MDEKFETACFQIITYVGTARTHFINAIQCAKEGKYDEAAELIKQGDEAFSLGHNAHADLLTMDANGEISNGYMLLMHAEDQLMSAEGFRILADEFIALYKRIDEK; encoded by the coding sequence ATGGACGAAAAATTTGAAACGGCATGTTTTCAGATCATCACATATGTAGGTACAGCAAGAACACATTTTATCAATGCGATCCAGTGTGCGAAAGAAGGAAAATATGATGAGGCAGCAGAACTGATTAAACAAGGTGATGAAGCCTTTTCACTTGGACATAACGCTCATGCAGATCTTTTGACAATGGATGCAAATGGTGAAATTTCCAATGGATACATGCTTCTGATGCATGCAGAAGATCAGCTTATGAGTGCAGAAGGATTCCGCATTCTTGCAGATGAATTCATTGCACTGTATAAGAGAATCGATGAGAAATAA
- a CDS encoding PTS sugar transporter subunit IIC, with the protein MKEKFNEKVIPIILKFINTKGIQSIKNGMVTSMSPLIIGSIFLILSNFPVKAVVDVLESTGIKAVLDQACGATFSISAMIAVIGISYSYAKLENQEPLNCAIISLASFLILMPSSITTESGEVVTGIINKTWTAGQGMIGAIIVGLIVPLVYCWFLKKNIRIKMPAGVPEGVTNAFSALIPAFVILTGTAVIHGICSIGFNTTGMEIIYKVVQTPLQKMTDSLGGAVLMCFTGPFLWFFGVHGSTVVGGIMTGLLQANSLANQAIIDSGVELTIANGGHIVTQQFYDQFINITGAGITIGLVMYMFFFAKSKQLKALGKLGIIPAIFGINEPILFGAPVVMNPMLAIPFIGMPVIACLIQYFALYTGICPLYGATQIPWTCPPIISGFLLAGWKSALLQLVILCVSFFVYLPFIKKIDKMNLVQEKNQPVEDEDEDW; encoded by the coding sequence ATGAAAGAGAAATTTAACGAAAAAGTAATCCCTATAATCCTTAAGTTTATTAACACAAAGGGAATACAGTCAATTAAAAATGGTATGGTGACTTCCATGTCTCCTCTGATCATCGGATCAATCTTCCTGATCCTGTCAAACTTTCCTGTAAAGGCAGTTGTCGATGTATTAGAGTCTACAGGAATCAAAGCAGTATTAGATCAGGCATGTGGTGCAACATTCTCCATCAGTGCGATGATCGCAGTTATCGGTATCAGCTATAGCTATGCGAAACTGGAAAATCAGGAACCACTCAACTGTGCAATTATTTCATTAGCATCATTCTTGATCCTGATGCCTTCATCCATAACAACAGAAAGTGGAGAAGTTGTTACTGGAATCATTAATAAGACATGGACAGCAGGACAGGGAATGATCGGAGCAATTATTGTTGGATTAATCGTACCACTTGTTTACTGCTGGTTCTTGAAGAAAAATATACGTATTAAGATGCCGGCCGGAGTTCCGGAAGGTGTAACAAATGCATTCTCAGCATTAATCCCGGCATTCGTAATCCTGACAGGGACTGCAGTAATTCACGGTATCTGTTCTATTGGATTCAACACAACAGGTATGGAAATTATTTACAAAGTTGTTCAGACACCACTTCAGAAAATGACAGACTCCCTTGGTGGAGCAGTTCTGATGTGCTTTACAGGACCATTCCTGTGGTTCTTCGGAGTTCATGGTTCAACAGTAGTTGGTGGAATCATGACAGGACTATTACAGGCAAACAGCCTTGCAAATCAGGCTATTATTGACAGTGGTGTAGAACTTACAATAGCAAATGGAGGACATATTGTAACACAGCAGTTTTATGATCAGTTTATCAATATAACAGGTGCAGGTATCACAATCGGACTTGTAATGTATATGTTCTTCTTTGCAAAATCAAAACAGTTGAAAGCACTTGGTAAATTGGGAATTATTCCGGCAATATTTGGAATCAATGAGCCAATCCTGTTTGGTGCTCCAGTCGTTATGAATCCAATGCTTGCAATTCCGTTTATTGGAATGCCTGTGATCGCATGTTTAATCCAGTATTTTGCACTGTATACAGGAATCTGCCCATTATATGGAGCAACACAGATTCCATGGACTTGTCCACCGATTATCTCAGGATTCCTTTTAGCAGGATGGAAAAGTGCTTTACTTCAGTTAGTGATCCTTTGTGTTTCATTCTTTGTTTATCTGCCATTCATTAAGAAGATTGACAAGATGAATCTGGTTCAGGAGAAGAATCAGCCGGTAGAAGATGAGGATGAAGACTGGTAA
- a CDS encoding PTS sugar transporter subunit IIB yields MVIRLFCAAGMSTSLLVKKMEEAAKEKGKDADIAAYPFTEMERVIEGVDVALLGPQVGYQLGRAKEICEPKGVPVDVIPMQDYGMCNGMNVLKFAYKLAKNK; encoded by the coding sequence ATGGTAATTCGATTATTTTGTGCAGCAGGAATGTCAACCAGTCTTCTCGTAAAGAAGATGGAAGAGGCAGCAAAGGAAAAAGGAAAAGATGCTGACATCGCAGCATATCCATTTACAGAGATGGAACGCGTGATTGAAGGTGTGGATGTAGCACTGCTCGGACCACAGGTAGGATATCAGCTTGGCAGAGCAAAAGAAATCTGTGAGCCAAAAGGGGTTCCGGTAGATGTGATCCCAATGCAGGACTATGGAATGTGCAATGGAATGAATGTTTTGAAATTTGCATATAAGCTTGCGAAAAATAAATAA
- a CDS encoding MATE family efflux transporter has translation MSKDEYLITDAPLKALTVFAMPMILGSFFQQVYNMADSIIVGQFVGSSALAAVGACAALTNVFICVALGAGVGAGVLVSRYFGARDYSKMKTIVSTSLISFLILSILLGLFGFCFSHSMMSLLQTPADILDEAVLYLRVYFVGFPFLFMYNILSTMFTSIGESKIPLGLLIFSSVLNIFMDLWMVAGLGLGVFGAALATLIAQGISAVFSILIFFSRMRRYKSHFSWFDGQELRSMLRIAVPSVLQQSTVSIGMMIVQAVVNPFGTQALAGYSATMRVENVFSLIFISIGNAVSPYVSQNLGAKKNERIKKGYHAALVLDLCFAVLAFIVIETLHTQISSLFLGKDGTALAYQVSGDYMRWLGYFFIFMGVKMATDGVLRGLGIMWPFLIANMVNLAIRLSVALICAPRFGIAFVWLGVPAGWLANFLISYAALRKLWPIDKVDSI, from the coding sequence ATGTCAAAAGATGAATATTTAATTACAGATGCGCCTCTTAAAGCGCTGACTGTTTTTGCAATGCCTATGATTCTAGGCAGTTTTTTTCAACAAGTATATAATATGGCGGATTCTATTATTGTTGGTCAGTTTGTTGGCTCATCTGCGCTTGCTGCAGTTGGTGCCTGCGCCGCACTTACGAATGTATTCATTTGTGTAGCATTGGGTGCAGGTGTAGGTGCAGGGGTTCTTGTAAGTCGTTATTTTGGTGCCCGTGATTATAGCAAAATGAAAACGATTGTGTCGACATCATTAATTAGTTTTCTGATTCTAAGTATACTTCTGGGTCTGTTTGGATTTTGCTTTTCCCATTCAATGATGAGTTTATTACAGACACCTGCTGATATATTGGATGAAGCGGTACTGTACCTTCGAGTTTATTTTGTGGGATTTCCGTTTCTGTTTATGTACAATATCCTTTCAACGATGTTCACTTCAATCGGCGAATCAAAGATTCCGTTAGGTCTTTTAATATTTTCTTCGGTTTTAAATATATTTATGGACCTTTGGATGGTGGCTGGACTTGGTCTTGGTGTGTTTGGTGCAGCCCTTGCGACTCTTATTGCACAAGGAATTTCTGCAGTATTTTCAATTTTGATTTTCTTTAGTCGGATGCGCCGATATAAAAGTCACTTTAGCTGGTTTGACGGGCAGGAGTTACGTTCAATGCTTCGAATTGCTGTACCTTCGGTTCTTCAGCAGTCTACAGTGTCAATTGGGATGATGATTGTACAGGCGGTTGTAAATCCATTTGGTACACAGGCACTAGCGGGTTATTCGGCAACGATGAGAGTAGAGAATGTATTTTCACTGATATTTATATCTATTGGAAATGCAGTTTCACCGTATGTTTCCCAAAATCTTGGTGCAAAGAAAAACGAACGTATCAAAAAAGGATATCATGCTGCACTGGTGTTAGATTTATGTTTTGCAGTTCTTGCTTTTATAGTTATTGAGACATTGCATACGCAAATTTCTTCGTTATTCTTAGGAAAAGACGGAACTGCTTTAGCTTATCAGGTATCAGGGGATTATATGAGATGGCTAGGCTACTTTTTCATTTTCATGGGTGTCAAGATGGCAACAGATGGAGTCCTTCGTGGGCTTGGAATCATGTGGCCATTTCTTATTGCAAATATGGTAAATCTTGCAATAAGATTGTCAGTTGCCTTAATCTGTGCCCCTCGTTTTGGTATTGCATTTGTCTGGCTTGGTGTACCGGCTGGCTGGCTCGCAAACTTTTTGATTTCTTATGCGGCACTCAGAAAATTATGGCCGATTGATAAGGTGGATTCAATTTGA
- a CDS encoding 6-phospho-beta-glucosidase, which produces MGFRKDFLWGGAVAAHQLEGAYDRDGKGLSIMDVVTSGDVNTRRRITGEILKGENYPNHEAIDFYDYYKEDIRLFAEMGFKCFRTSIAWTRIFPNGDEEQPNEAGLKFYDDMFDECLKYGIEPVITLSHFEMPLHLVQEYGGWRNRKLIDFFVKFAVTCFERYKDKVKYWMTFNEINNQADIGDGFMLYANSGVVVKPEENVEELMYQASHYELVASAEAIKAGHKINPEFQIGCMIAMCPIYPATCRPEDILQAEKAMQKRYYYADVHVKGEYPVNILKYWERKDLKIDVTEEDLSVLKQGCVDYIGFSYYMSFCTKAEPDNPEYDYRGEKDRIKNQYVKASEWGWQIDPIGLRYSLNWFTDRYKVPLFIVENGFGAYDTLEADGSIHDPYRVEYLQHHISEMKKAVEEDGVDLMGYTPWGCIDLVSAGTGEMDKRYGFIYVDKHNDGTGDLSRRKKDSFEWYKEVISTNGENIN; this is translated from the coding sequence ATGGGATTTCGAAAAGATTTTCTCTGGGGCGGCGCAGTTGCTGCCCATCAGCTGGAAGGTGCCTATGATCGAGACGGAAAAGGCTTGAGTATTATGGATGTTGTAACCAGCGGAGATGTAAATACAAGAAGAAGAATAACAGGTGAAATTCTAAAAGGCGAGAATTATCCGAATCATGAAGCAATCGATTTTTATGATTACTATAAAGAAGATATCCGCTTATTTGCGGAAATGGGATTCAAGTGTTTCCGTACAAGTATTGCATGGACACGTATCTTCCCAAATGGCGATGAAGAGCAGCCGAATGAAGCCGGATTAAAATTCTATGATGACATGTTTGATGAATGTCTGAAATATGGAATCGAACCAGTGATCACACTGAGTCACTTTGAAATGCCTCTGCATCTTGTACAAGAGTACGGTGGATGGAGAAACAGAAAACTGATTGATTTCTTCGTGAAATTTGCAGTAACATGCTTTGAGCGATACAAAGACAAAGTAAAATATTGGATGACATTTAATGAGATTAATAATCAGGCAGATATCGGTGACGGATTCATGCTTTACGCTAATTCCGGGGTTGTGGTTAAACCAGAAGAAAATGTAGAAGAATTGATGTATCAGGCATCTCACTACGAACTGGTTGCCAGTGCTGAAGCGATAAAAGCAGGGCATAAGATCAATCCGGAATTTCAGATTGGCTGTATGATTGCAATGTGCCCAATCTATCCGGCTACCTGCCGTCCGGAAGATATACTGCAGGCCGAAAAAGCCATGCAGAAAAGATATTATTATGCAGATGTGCATGTAAAAGGAGAATATCCTGTAAATATTTTGAAATACTGGGAAAGAAAAGACCTTAAGATCGACGTAACAGAAGAAGATCTTTCAGTATTGAAACAAGGCTGTGTCGATTATATCGGTTTCAGTTATTATATGTCTTTCTGTACAAAAGCAGAACCAGATAATCCGGAATATGACTACCGCGGAGAAAAGGATCGCATAAAGAATCAGTACGTAAAGGCAAGTGAATGGGGATGGCAGATTGATCCGATCGGACTGCGCTATTCATTGAATTGGTTTACAGATCGCTACAAAGTACCACTGTTTATTGTAGAAAATGGATTTGGAGCATATGATACGTTAGAAGCGGATGGAAGCATTCACGATCCATACCGTGTGGAATATCTGCAGCACCACATTTCAGAAATGAAAAAGGCAGTAGAGGAAGATGGTGTAGATTTGATGGGTTATACACCATGGGGATGCATTGACCTTGTCAGTGCAGGAACCGGTGAGATGGATAAGCGATATGGATTCATTTATGTGGATAAACATAATGATGGAACAGGAGACTTGTCTAGAAGAAAGAAAGATTCTTTCGAGTGGTATAAAGAAGTTATTTCAACCAACGGTGAAAATATTAATTAG
- a CDS encoding MurR/RpiR family transcriptional regulator: MFTHEMIKSFNQLEMDVYNYIISNEEKVVYMKVRELAEEVHVSTTTILRFCKKVGCEGYSEFRLKLKQEVSSKEQKKINMDLTAVKDFFERVQTQAFAENIQEAVKLLTKASSIIFVGVGNSSFIGKYGARYFNNVGWFSFAIDDPFTPVFRGKGERTATIALSVSGETEQTLMLAEKLKRRGSSLISITNKANCSLAKMSDCNINYYVSEYKYKEDENYDLTSQMAVVFILELIGRELKGVHNDTDDLFQNDMEDLFH; the protein is encoded by the coding sequence ATGTTTACGCATGAGATGATAAAATCTTTTAATCAGTTGGAGATGGATGTATATAATTACATCATCAGCAATGAAGAGAAAGTAGTATATATGAAAGTACGTGAACTGGCAGAGGAGGTTCATGTTTCAACAACGACGATCCTTCGCTTTTGTAAAAAGGTAGGATGCGAGGGATATTCTGAATTCCGTTTGAAATTAAAACAGGAAGTCAGCAGCAAGGAACAGAAGAAAATCAATATGGATCTTACTGCGGTTAAAGATTTCTTTGAACGGGTGCAGACACAGGCATTTGCTGAGAATATCCAGGAAGCTGTGAAGTTACTTACAAAGGCATCGTCAATTATATTTGTAGGTGTGGGGAATTCTTCTTTTATAGGAAAGTATGGGGCAAGATATTTTAATAATGTAGGCTGGTTTTCATTTGCTATTGATGATCCGTTCACGCCAGTATTTCGTGGAAAAGGTGAGAGAACAGCTACAATCGCATTGTCTGTATCAGGAGAGACGGAACAGACACTGATGTTGGCAGAAAAGTTGAAAAGAAGAGGGAGCAGCCTGATATCTATTACAAATAAGGCAAACTGTTCTTTGGCGAAGATGAGTGACTGCAATATAAATTATTATGTTTCAGAGTATAAATATAAAGAAGACGAAAATTATGATCTGACATCCCAGATGGCAGTCGTTTTTATTTTGGAATTAATCGGAAGAGAATTGAAGGGCGTCCATAACGATACAGATGATCTGTTTCAAAATGATATGGAAGACTTATTTCATTAA
- a CDS encoding DUF5714 domain-containing protein — translation MKEECIICKAPLIYLEKDEMMECVLCHKKELSKTRCEQGHYVCNECHTKGMGVIIDICLSETSKNPIEIIRRMMAQPFCHMHGPEHHVMVGSALLTAYKNAGGEIDLPEALLEMMNRGKAVPGGVCGFWGACGAGISTGMFISIISGATPLKNEPWGLANKMTSKALEAIGSIGGPRCCKRDSYIAIISAIDYVAENFNIQMEKPVIKCIHSDKNNQCIKERCPFHE, via the coding sequence ATGAAAGAAGAATGTATTATATGTAAAGCACCACTTATATATCTTGAAAAAGATGAAATGATGGAGTGTGTGTTATGCCATAAAAAGGAATTAAGCAAAACTAGATGTGAGCAGGGTCATTATGTATGTAATGAATGCCATACAAAAGGAATGGGTGTAATTATAGACATATGTCTTAGTGAAACATCTAAGAATCCGATAGAAATTATAAGAAGAATGATGGCGCAGCCATTCTGTCATATGCATGGACCAGAGCATCATGTTATGGTTGGTTCAGCGCTTCTTACCGCATATAAAAATGCAGGTGGTGAGATTGATTTGCCGGAAGCTCTGCTTGAAATGATGAATAGAGGAAAAGCTGTTCCAGGCGGTGTATGTGGATTCTGGGGTGCTTGTGGCGCCGGAATTAGTACAGGAATGTTTATATCAATAATCTCAGGAGCGACTCCACTTAAAAATGAACCATGGGGTCTGGCTAATAAAATGACTTCTAAGGCACTTGAAGCAATCGGGAGCATTGGTGGACCAAGATGTTGTAAAAGAGATTCCTATATAGCCATAATCTCAGCAATTGACTATGTGGCAGAGAATTTCAATATACAAATGGAAAAGCCTGTTATAAAGTGTATTCATTCTGATAAGAACAACCAATGTATTAAGGAGAGGTGTCCGTTTCATGAATAA
- a CDS encoding DUF4230 domain-containing protein: MKTKWKVIIAVILAVVISVGSISAYKYITSPKEESIPLETTLEDAAELTTQKMIISDVFKSTKGNIPLINKNKFLVQYKTTVTAGLDVKKAKIKETDDEIRITIPHCTINEDSIKIKSSDLKIYDTNFAIMSIDKEAVIEVVAEAEEKAKKKAESDEYGFLDNADENAKKVIKGMFENVAGERKVVVEFK; encoded by the coding sequence ATGAAGACCAAATGGAAAGTAATCATTGCGGTAATTCTTGCCGTCGTAATCAGTGTCGGCTCGATATCCGCATACAAGTATATTACCAGCCCAAAAGAAGAAAGTATTCCACTGGAAACCACGCTTGAAGATGCGGCGGAACTGACTACCCAGAAGATGATCATCTCAGATGTATTCAAAAGCACAAAGGGTAATATCCCGCTGATCAACAAGAACAAATTCCTGGTGCAGTATAAGACAACGGTTACTGCTGGCCTGGATGTGAAAAAGGCGAAGATTAAAGAAACAGATGATGAGATCAGAATCACTATCCCACATTGTACGATCAACGAAGATTCAATCAAGATCAAATCCAGTGATCTGAAAATCTATGACACGAATTTTGCAATCATGAGTATTGATAAAGAAGCTGTGATAGAAGTTGTCGCAGAAGCGGAAGAAAAGGCAAAGAAAAAGGCCGAATCCGATGAATATGGTTTCCTTGATAATGCAGATGAGAATGCAAAGAAAGTGATCAAGGGCATGTTTGAAAATGTGGCCGGTGAAAGAAAGGTTGTTGTAGAATTTAAGTAA